In a single window of the Streptomyces sp. NBC_00353 genome:
- a CDS encoding sulfite exporter TauE/SafE family protein gives MPDITLTTLVVLCLAAAAAGWIDAVVGGGGLLLLPALLLGLPHVPAAHVLGTNKAVAIVGTSGAAVTYARKAPVKVGTAVRIGLMALAGSMTGAFFAAGISSDVLRPVIMVVLLAVAAFVMLRPQFGKEAAEATDRKVTRARTVTAIVLVGGGIGFYDGLFGPGTGTFLVLALTAVLHLDLVTASATAKIVNVCTNGGALAMFAYQGNVMWQLAALMAVFNLAGGLLGARTALRKGSEFVRGVLLVVVFSLVARLAFDQWS, from the coding sequence ATGCCCGACATCACGCTGACCACCCTTGTCGTCCTCTGCCTCGCCGCTGCCGCCGCGGGCTGGATCGACGCGGTGGTCGGCGGCGGCGGACTGCTCCTGCTGCCCGCGCTGCTGCTGGGCCTGCCGCACGTCCCGGCCGCGCATGTCCTCGGCACCAACAAGGCGGTCGCGATCGTCGGTACGTCGGGCGCCGCCGTGACCTACGCGCGCAAGGCGCCGGTGAAGGTCGGGACGGCCGTCCGGATCGGGCTCATGGCGCTGGCCGGATCGATGACCGGAGCCTTCTTCGCCGCCGGGATCAGCAGTGACGTGCTGCGTCCGGTGATCATGGTGGTACTGCTGGCGGTCGCGGCATTCGTGATGCTGCGGCCCCAGTTCGGCAAGGAGGCCGCCGAGGCCACGGACCGCAAGGTCACCCGGGCCCGTACCGTCACCGCGATCGTGCTGGTCGGCGGCGGCATCGGCTTCTACGACGGGCTGTTCGGACCCGGCACCGGCACGTTCCTGGTGCTCGCGCTGACGGCCGTGCTCCACCTCGATCTCGTGACGGCGTCCGCCACCGCCAAGATCGTCAACGTCTGCACCAACGGCGGCGCCCTCGCGATGTTCGCCTACCAGGGCAATGTGATGTGGCAGCTGGCCGCGCTGATGGCGGTGTTCAACCTGGCGGGCGGGCTGCTGGGCGCGCGGACGGCGCTCCGGAAAGGCAGTGAGTTCGTCCGGGGTGTACTGCTGGTCGTGGTGTTCTCACTGGTCGCGAGACTCGCCTTCGACCAGTGGTCGTAA
- a CDS encoding class F sortase, translating to MPQKAKGWLVAVAVLVGIWLIRNGSETQLMPPQPTAAQAFAAGPEVQPGSPIAEPLRPSTPIRLRIPSIRVDAPMIRLGLRSDGSLAVPPAENRNVVSWYKDGTPPGAKGTALVVGHVDNVQGRSVFYNLGSLAKGSTIEVDRRDGHTAVFSLDAIEVYANKDFPDQRVYGASPNASLRLITCGGGFSKTTGYQGNVVAYAHLTGVR from the coding sequence GTGCCCCAGAAGGCCAAGGGCTGGCTGGTCGCCGTCGCAGTGCTGGTCGGCATCTGGCTGATCCGGAACGGCTCCGAAACCCAGCTGATGCCGCCGCAGCCGACCGCTGCCCAGGCCTTCGCGGCCGGTCCCGAAGTGCAGCCCGGCTCACCGATCGCCGAACCGCTACGCCCTTCGACACCCATCCGTCTCCGCATCCCCAGCATCAGGGTGGACGCCCCGATGATCCGGCTCGGACTCAGGTCCGACGGCAGTCTCGCCGTGCCGCCGGCCGAGAACCGTAACGTCGTCAGCTGGTACAAGGACGGCACCCCGCCCGGCGCCAAGGGCACCGCGCTCGTCGTCGGTCATGTCGACAACGTGCAGGGGCGGTCCGTCTTCTACAACCTGGGGTCCCTGGCGAAGGGCAGCACCATCGAGGTGGACCGCCGGGACGGGCACACCGCCGTCTTCTCGCTCGACGCCATCGAGGTGTACGCGAACAAGGACTTCCCCGACCAGAGGGTGTACGGCGCATCGCCGAACGCCTCGCTGCGGCTGATCACCTGCGGCGGCGGCTTCTCGAAGACCACCGGCTACCAGGGCAATGTGGTGGCGTACGCGCACCTCACCGGCGTGCGGTGA